In the Manis javanica isolate MJ-LG chromosome 14, MJ_LKY, whole genome shotgun sequence genome, one interval contains:
- the CRTC2 gene encoding CREB-regulated transcription coactivator 2 isoform X3 translates to MATSGANGPGSATASASNPRKFSEKIALQKQRQAEETAAFEELQAQKLRLAYTRSSHYGGSLPNVNQIGCGLAEFQSPLHSPLDSSRSTRHHGLVERVQRDPRRMVSPLRRYPRHIDSSPYSPAYLSPPPDSSWRRTMPWGNFPAEKGQLFRLPSALNRTSSDSALHTSVMNPSPQDTYPGPAPPSVLPRRRGGFLDGEMDSKVPAIEENLLGDKHLLKPWDAKKLSSSSRPRSCEVPGINIFPSPDQPANVPVLPPAMNTGGSLPDLTNLHFPPPLPTPLDPEETAYPSLSGGNSTSNLTHTMTHLGISGGLGLGYDAPGLHSPLSHPSLQSSLSNPNLQASLNSPQPQLQGSHSHPSLPASSLARHALPVTSLGHPSLSAPALSSSSSSTSPPVLGVPPYPASTPGASPRHRRVPLSPLSLPAGPADARRSQQQLPKQFSPAMSPTLSSITQGVPLDTSKRPADQRLPPYPYSPPSVVLPTQPPAPKPLQQPGLPSQACSVQSPGGQLHCGTLYPPSSTGHGQQSYHRPMSDFSLGNLEQFSMESPSASLVLDPPGFSEGPGFLGGEGPVCGSQDPHALNHQNLTHCSRHGSGPNIILTGDSSPGFSKEIAAALAGVPGFEVSAAGLELGLGLEEELRMEPLGLEGLNMLSDPCALLPDPAVEDSFRSDRLQ, encoded by the exons TTACAGGCCCAAAAACTGCGACTGGCATATACGAGGAGCTCCCATTATGGTGGTTCTCTGCCCAACGTTAACCAGATTGGCTGTGGCCTGGCTGAGTTCCAG AGCCCCCTCCACTCACCGTTGGATTCATCCCGGAGCACTCGGCATCATGGGCTGGTGGAACGGGTGCAGCGGGATCCCCGAAGAATGGTGTCCCCACTTCGCCGCTACCCCCGC CACATTGACAGCTCTCCCTACAGTCCTGCCTACTTATCTCCTCCCCCGGACTCCAGCTGGCGGAG GACAATGCCCTGGGGCAATTTCCCTGCAGAGAAGGGGCAGTTGTTTAGACTACCATCTGCCCTTAACAG GACAAGCTCTGACTCTGCCCTTCACACGAGCGTGATGAACCCTAGCCCTCAGGACACGTACCCAGGCCCTGCACCTCCCAGTGTCCTGCCGAGACGTCGTGGAG GTTTTCTGGATGGCGAGATGGACTCCAAAG TCCCTGCTATTGAGGAGAACTTGCTAGGTGACAAGCATTTGCTGAAGCCATGGGATGCTAAGAAG cTGTCCTCATCCTCCCGACCTCGGTCCTGTGAAGTCCCTGGAATTAA CATTTTCCCATCTCCTGACCAGCCTGCCAATGTGCCTGTCCTCCCTCCTGCCATGAACACAGGAGGTTCCCTACCTGACCTCACCAACCTGCACTTTCCCCCCCCGCTGCCCACCCCCCTGGACCCAGAGGAGACAGCCTACCCCAGCCTGAGTGGGGGCAACAGTACCTCCAATTTGACCCACACCATGACCCACCTGGGCATCAGTGGGGGTCTGGGCCTGGGCTATGATGCTCCAG GACTTCATTCACCTCTCAGCCACCCATCCCTGCAGTCCTCCCTAAGCAATCCCAATCTCCAGGCTTCCCTGAACAGTCCTCAGCCCCAGCTCCAGGGCTCCCACAGTCACCCCTCACTGCCCGCCTCCTCCTTGGCGCGCCACGCACTGCCCGTCACCTCCCTGGGTCACCCCTCACTCAGcgcccctgccctctcctcctcttcctcctccacttcacCTCCTGTGCTGGGTGTCCCCCCTTACCCAGCTTCTACCCCTGGGGCCTCTCCCCGCCACCGCCGTGTGCCCCTCAGCCCCCTGAGTTTGCCCGCGGGCCCAGCCGACGCCAGAAGGTCCCAACAGCAGCTGCCCAAACAATTTTCGCCAGCAATGTCACCCACCTTGTCTTCCATCACTCAG GGCGTTCCCCTGGACACCAGCAAACGGCCCGCTGACCAGCGGCTGCCTCCATACCCGTACAGCCCGCCCAGTGTGGTTCTGCCCACTCAGCCCCCTGCCCCAAAGCCTCTGCAGCAGCCGGGGCTGCCCTCTCAGGCCTGCTCTGTACAGTCCCCAGGCGGGCAGCTGCACTGTGGGACATTGTACCCACCCAGCTCCACTGGGCACGGGCAGCAATCGTACCACCGGCCAATGAGTGACTTCAGCCTGGGGAAT CTGGAGCAGTTCAGCATGGAGAGCCCATCAGCCAGCCTGGTGCTGGATCCTCCCGGCTTTTCTGAAGGGCCAGGATTCTTAGGGGGTGAGGGGCCAGTGTGTGGCTCCCAGGACCCCCATGCCCTCAATCACCAGAACTTGACCCACTGTTCCCGCCATGGCTCTGGGCCTAACATCATCCTCACAG GAGACTCCTCCCCGGGTTTCTCTAAGGAGATCGCAGCCGCCCTAGCCGGTGTGCCTGGCTTTGAGGTGTCAGCAgctgggctggagctggggctggggctggaggaggagctgcGCATGGAGCCGCTGGGCCTGGAAGGGCTCAACATGCTGAGCGACCCCTGTGCCCTGCTGCCAGATCCTGCTGTGGAGGATTCATTCCGCAGTGACCGGCTCCAGTGA
- the CRTC2 gene encoding CREB-regulated transcription coactivator 2 isoform X1 produces the protein MATSGANGPGSATASASNPRKFSEKIALQKQRQAEETAAFEEVMMDIGSTRLQAQKLRLAYTRSSHYGGSLPNVNQIGCGLAEFQSPLHSPLDSSRSTRHHGLVERVQRDPRRMVSPLRRYPRHIDSSPYSPAYLSPPPDSSWRRTMPWGNFPAEKGQLFRLPSALNRTSSDSALHTSVMNPSPQDTYPGPAPPSVLPRRRGGFLDGEMDSKVPAIEENLLGDKHLLKPWDAKKLSSSSRPRSCEVPGINIFPSPDQPANVPVLPPAMNTGGSLPDLTNLHFPPPLPTPLDPEETAYPSLSGGNSTSNLTHTMTHLGISGGLGLGYDAPGLHSPLSHPSLQSSLSNPNLQASLNSPQPQLQGSHSHPSLPASSLARHALPVTSLGHPSLSAPALSSSSSSTSPPVLGVPPYPASTPGASPRHRRVPLSPLSLPAGPADARRSQQQLPKQFSPAMSPTLSSITQGVPLDTSKRPADQRLPPYPYSPPSVVLPTQPPAPKPLQQPGLPSQACSVQSPGGQLHCGTLYPPSSTGHGQQSYHRPMSDFSLGNLEQFSMESPSASLVLDPPGFSEGPGFLGGEGPVCGSQDPHALNHQNLTHCSRHGSGPNIILTGDSSPGFSKEIAAALAGVPGFEVSAAGLELGLGLEEELRMEPLGLEGLNMLSDPCALLPDPAVEDSFRSDRLQ, from the exons TTACAGGCCCAAAAACTGCGACTGGCATATACGAGGAGCTCCCATTATGGTGGTTCTCTGCCCAACGTTAACCAGATTGGCTGTGGCCTGGCTGAGTTCCAG AGCCCCCTCCACTCACCGTTGGATTCATCCCGGAGCACTCGGCATCATGGGCTGGTGGAACGGGTGCAGCGGGATCCCCGAAGAATGGTGTCCCCACTTCGCCGCTACCCCCGC CACATTGACAGCTCTCCCTACAGTCCTGCCTACTTATCTCCTCCCCCGGACTCCAGCTGGCGGAG GACAATGCCCTGGGGCAATTTCCCTGCAGAGAAGGGGCAGTTGTTTAGACTACCATCTGCCCTTAACAG GACAAGCTCTGACTCTGCCCTTCACACGAGCGTGATGAACCCTAGCCCTCAGGACACGTACCCAGGCCCTGCACCTCCCAGTGTCCTGCCGAGACGTCGTGGAG GTTTTCTGGATGGCGAGATGGACTCCAAAG TCCCTGCTATTGAGGAGAACTTGCTAGGTGACAAGCATTTGCTGAAGCCATGGGATGCTAAGAAG cTGTCCTCATCCTCCCGACCTCGGTCCTGTGAAGTCCCTGGAATTAA CATTTTCCCATCTCCTGACCAGCCTGCCAATGTGCCTGTCCTCCCTCCTGCCATGAACACAGGAGGTTCCCTACCTGACCTCACCAACCTGCACTTTCCCCCCCCGCTGCCCACCCCCCTGGACCCAGAGGAGACAGCCTACCCCAGCCTGAGTGGGGGCAACAGTACCTCCAATTTGACCCACACCATGACCCACCTGGGCATCAGTGGGGGTCTGGGCCTGGGCTATGATGCTCCAG GACTTCATTCACCTCTCAGCCACCCATCCCTGCAGTCCTCCCTAAGCAATCCCAATCTCCAGGCTTCCCTGAACAGTCCTCAGCCCCAGCTCCAGGGCTCCCACAGTCACCCCTCACTGCCCGCCTCCTCCTTGGCGCGCCACGCACTGCCCGTCACCTCCCTGGGTCACCCCTCACTCAGcgcccctgccctctcctcctcttcctcctccacttcacCTCCTGTGCTGGGTGTCCCCCCTTACCCAGCTTCTACCCCTGGGGCCTCTCCCCGCCACCGCCGTGTGCCCCTCAGCCCCCTGAGTTTGCCCGCGGGCCCAGCCGACGCCAGAAGGTCCCAACAGCAGCTGCCCAAACAATTTTCGCCAGCAATGTCACCCACCTTGTCTTCCATCACTCAG GGCGTTCCCCTGGACACCAGCAAACGGCCCGCTGACCAGCGGCTGCCTCCATACCCGTACAGCCCGCCCAGTGTGGTTCTGCCCACTCAGCCCCCTGCCCCAAAGCCTCTGCAGCAGCCGGGGCTGCCCTCTCAGGCCTGCTCTGTACAGTCCCCAGGCGGGCAGCTGCACTGTGGGACATTGTACCCACCCAGCTCCACTGGGCACGGGCAGCAATCGTACCACCGGCCAATGAGTGACTTCAGCCTGGGGAAT CTGGAGCAGTTCAGCATGGAGAGCCCATCAGCCAGCCTGGTGCTGGATCCTCCCGGCTTTTCTGAAGGGCCAGGATTCTTAGGGGGTGAGGGGCCAGTGTGTGGCTCCCAGGACCCCCATGCCCTCAATCACCAGAACTTGACCCACTGTTCCCGCCATGGCTCTGGGCCTAACATCATCCTCACAG GAGACTCCTCCCCGGGTTTCTCTAAGGAGATCGCAGCCGCCCTAGCCGGTGTGCCTGGCTTTGAGGTGTCAGCAgctgggctggagctggggctggggctggaggaggagctgcGCATGGAGCCGCTGGGCCTGGAAGGGCTCAACATGCTGAGCGACCCCTGTGCCCTGCTGCCAGATCCTGCTGTGGAGGATTCATTCCGCAGTGACCGGCTCCAGTGA
- the CRTC2 gene encoding CREB-regulated transcription coactivator 2 isoform X4, with amino-acid sequence MATSGANGPGSATASASNPRKFSEKIALQKQRQAEETAAFEEAQKLRLAYTRSSHYGGSLPNVNQIGCGLAEFQSPLHSPLDSSRSTRHHGLVERVQRDPRRMVSPLRRYPRHIDSSPYSPAYLSPPPDSSWRRTMPWGNFPAEKGQLFRLPSALNRTSSDSALHTSVMNPSPQDTYPGPAPPSVLPRRRGGFLDGEMDSKVPAIEENLLGDKHLLKPWDAKKLSSSSRPRSCEVPGINIFPSPDQPANVPVLPPAMNTGGSLPDLTNLHFPPPLPTPLDPEETAYPSLSGGNSTSNLTHTMTHLGISGGLGLGYDAPGLHSPLSHPSLQSSLSNPNLQASLNSPQPQLQGSHSHPSLPASSLARHALPVTSLGHPSLSAPALSSSSSSTSPPVLGVPPYPASTPGASPRHRRVPLSPLSLPAGPADARRSQQQLPKQFSPAMSPTLSSITQGVPLDTSKRPADQRLPPYPYSPPSVVLPTQPPAPKPLQQPGLPSQACSVQSPGGQLHCGTLYPPSSTGHGQQSYHRPMSDFSLGNLEQFSMESPSASLVLDPPGFSEGPGFLGGEGPVCGSQDPHALNHQNLTHCSRHGSGPNIILTGDSSPGFSKEIAAALAGVPGFEVSAAGLELGLGLEEELRMEPLGLEGLNMLSDPCALLPDPAVEDSFRSDRLQ; translated from the exons GCCCAAAAACTGCGACTGGCATATACGAGGAGCTCCCATTATGGTGGTTCTCTGCCCAACGTTAACCAGATTGGCTGTGGCCTGGCTGAGTTCCAG AGCCCCCTCCACTCACCGTTGGATTCATCCCGGAGCACTCGGCATCATGGGCTGGTGGAACGGGTGCAGCGGGATCCCCGAAGAATGGTGTCCCCACTTCGCCGCTACCCCCGC CACATTGACAGCTCTCCCTACAGTCCTGCCTACTTATCTCCTCCCCCGGACTCCAGCTGGCGGAG GACAATGCCCTGGGGCAATTTCCCTGCAGAGAAGGGGCAGTTGTTTAGACTACCATCTGCCCTTAACAG GACAAGCTCTGACTCTGCCCTTCACACGAGCGTGATGAACCCTAGCCCTCAGGACACGTACCCAGGCCCTGCACCTCCCAGTGTCCTGCCGAGACGTCGTGGAG GTTTTCTGGATGGCGAGATGGACTCCAAAG TCCCTGCTATTGAGGAGAACTTGCTAGGTGACAAGCATTTGCTGAAGCCATGGGATGCTAAGAAG cTGTCCTCATCCTCCCGACCTCGGTCCTGTGAAGTCCCTGGAATTAA CATTTTCCCATCTCCTGACCAGCCTGCCAATGTGCCTGTCCTCCCTCCTGCCATGAACACAGGAGGTTCCCTACCTGACCTCACCAACCTGCACTTTCCCCCCCCGCTGCCCACCCCCCTGGACCCAGAGGAGACAGCCTACCCCAGCCTGAGTGGGGGCAACAGTACCTCCAATTTGACCCACACCATGACCCACCTGGGCATCAGTGGGGGTCTGGGCCTGGGCTATGATGCTCCAG GACTTCATTCACCTCTCAGCCACCCATCCCTGCAGTCCTCCCTAAGCAATCCCAATCTCCAGGCTTCCCTGAACAGTCCTCAGCCCCAGCTCCAGGGCTCCCACAGTCACCCCTCACTGCCCGCCTCCTCCTTGGCGCGCCACGCACTGCCCGTCACCTCCCTGGGTCACCCCTCACTCAGcgcccctgccctctcctcctcttcctcctccacttcacCTCCTGTGCTGGGTGTCCCCCCTTACCCAGCTTCTACCCCTGGGGCCTCTCCCCGCCACCGCCGTGTGCCCCTCAGCCCCCTGAGTTTGCCCGCGGGCCCAGCCGACGCCAGAAGGTCCCAACAGCAGCTGCCCAAACAATTTTCGCCAGCAATGTCACCCACCTTGTCTTCCATCACTCAG GGCGTTCCCCTGGACACCAGCAAACGGCCCGCTGACCAGCGGCTGCCTCCATACCCGTACAGCCCGCCCAGTGTGGTTCTGCCCACTCAGCCCCCTGCCCCAAAGCCTCTGCAGCAGCCGGGGCTGCCCTCTCAGGCCTGCTCTGTACAGTCCCCAGGCGGGCAGCTGCACTGTGGGACATTGTACCCACCCAGCTCCACTGGGCACGGGCAGCAATCGTACCACCGGCCAATGAGTGACTTCAGCCTGGGGAAT CTGGAGCAGTTCAGCATGGAGAGCCCATCAGCCAGCCTGGTGCTGGATCCTCCCGGCTTTTCTGAAGGGCCAGGATTCTTAGGGGGTGAGGGGCCAGTGTGTGGCTCCCAGGACCCCCATGCCCTCAATCACCAGAACTTGACCCACTGTTCCCGCCATGGCTCTGGGCCTAACATCATCCTCACAG GAGACTCCTCCCCGGGTTTCTCTAAGGAGATCGCAGCCGCCCTAGCCGGTGTGCCTGGCTTTGAGGTGTCAGCAgctgggctggagctggggctggggctggaggaggagctgcGCATGGAGCCGCTGGGCCTGGAAGGGCTCAACATGCTGAGCGACCCCTGTGCCCTGCTGCCAGATCCTGCTGTGGAGGATTCATTCCGCAGTGACCGGCTCCAGTGA
- the CRTC2 gene encoding CREB-regulated transcription coactivator 2 isoform X2, producing the protein MATSGANGPGSATASASNPRKFSEKIALQKQRQAEETAAFEEVMMDIGSTRAQKLRLAYTRSSHYGGSLPNVNQIGCGLAEFQSPLHSPLDSSRSTRHHGLVERVQRDPRRMVSPLRRYPRHIDSSPYSPAYLSPPPDSSWRRTMPWGNFPAEKGQLFRLPSALNRTSSDSALHTSVMNPSPQDTYPGPAPPSVLPRRRGGFLDGEMDSKVPAIEENLLGDKHLLKPWDAKKLSSSSRPRSCEVPGINIFPSPDQPANVPVLPPAMNTGGSLPDLTNLHFPPPLPTPLDPEETAYPSLSGGNSTSNLTHTMTHLGISGGLGLGYDAPGLHSPLSHPSLQSSLSNPNLQASLNSPQPQLQGSHSHPSLPASSLARHALPVTSLGHPSLSAPALSSSSSSTSPPVLGVPPYPASTPGASPRHRRVPLSPLSLPAGPADARRSQQQLPKQFSPAMSPTLSSITQGVPLDTSKRPADQRLPPYPYSPPSVVLPTQPPAPKPLQQPGLPSQACSVQSPGGQLHCGTLYPPSSTGHGQQSYHRPMSDFSLGNLEQFSMESPSASLVLDPPGFSEGPGFLGGEGPVCGSQDPHALNHQNLTHCSRHGSGPNIILTGDSSPGFSKEIAAALAGVPGFEVSAAGLELGLGLEEELRMEPLGLEGLNMLSDPCALLPDPAVEDSFRSDRLQ; encoded by the exons GCCCAAAAACTGCGACTGGCATATACGAGGAGCTCCCATTATGGTGGTTCTCTGCCCAACGTTAACCAGATTGGCTGTGGCCTGGCTGAGTTCCAG AGCCCCCTCCACTCACCGTTGGATTCATCCCGGAGCACTCGGCATCATGGGCTGGTGGAACGGGTGCAGCGGGATCCCCGAAGAATGGTGTCCCCACTTCGCCGCTACCCCCGC CACATTGACAGCTCTCCCTACAGTCCTGCCTACTTATCTCCTCCCCCGGACTCCAGCTGGCGGAG GACAATGCCCTGGGGCAATTTCCCTGCAGAGAAGGGGCAGTTGTTTAGACTACCATCTGCCCTTAACAG GACAAGCTCTGACTCTGCCCTTCACACGAGCGTGATGAACCCTAGCCCTCAGGACACGTACCCAGGCCCTGCACCTCCCAGTGTCCTGCCGAGACGTCGTGGAG GTTTTCTGGATGGCGAGATGGACTCCAAAG TCCCTGCTATTGAGGAGAACTTGCTAGGTGACAAGCATTTGCTGAAGCCATGGGATGCTAAGAAG cTGTCCTCATCCTCCCGACCTCGGTCCTGTGAAGTCCCTGGAATTAA CATTTTCCCATCTCCTGACCAGCCTGCCAATGTGCCTGTCCTCCCTCCTGCCATGAACACAGGAGGTTCCCTACCTGACCTCACCAACCTGCACTTTCCCCCCCCGCTGCCCACCCCCCTGGACCCAGAGGAGACAGCCTACCCCAGCCTGAGTGGGGGCAACAGTACCTCCAATTTGACCCACACCATGACCCACCTGGGCATCAGTGGGGGTCTGGGCCTGGGCTATGATGCTCCAG GACTTCATTCACCTCTCAGCCACCCATCCCTGCAGTCCTCCCTAAGCAATCCCAATCTCCAGGCTTCCCTGAACAGTCCTCAGCCCCAGCTCCAGGGCTCCCACAGTCACCCCTCACTGCCCGCCTCCTCCTTGGCGCGCCACGCACTGCCCGTCACCTCCCTGGGTCACCCCTCACTCAGcgcccctgccctctcctcctcttcctcctccacttcacCTCCTGTGCTGGGTGTCCCCCCTTACCCAGCTTCTACCCCTGGGGCCTCTCCCCGCCACCGCCGTGTGCCCCTCAGCCCCCTGAGTTTGCCCGCGGGCCCAGCCGACGCCAGAAGGTCCCAACAGCAGCTGCCCAAACAATTTTCGCCAGCAATGTCACCCACCTTGTCTTCCATCACTCAG GGCGTTCCCCTGGACACCAGCAAACGGCCCGCTGACCAGCGGCTGCCTCCATACCCGTACAGCCCGCCCAGTGTGGTTCTGCCCACTCAGCCCCCTGCCCCAAAGCCTCTGCAGCAGCCGGGGCTGCCCTCTCAGGCCTGCTCTGTACAGTCCCCAGGCGGGCAGCTGCACTGTGGGACATTGTACCCACCCAGCTCCACTGGGCACGGGCAGCAATCGTACCACCGGCCAATGAGTGACTTCAGCCTGGGGAAT CTGGAGCAGTTCAGCATGGAGAGCCCATCAGCCAGCCTGGTGCTGGATCCTCCCGGCTTTTCTGAAGGGCCAGGATTCTTAGGGGGTGAGGGGCCAGTGTGTGGCTCCCAGGACCCCCATGCCCTCAATCACCAGAACTTGACCCACTGTTCCCGCCATGGCTCTGGGCCTAACATCATCCTCACAG GAGACTCCTCCCCGGGTTTCTCTAAGGAGATCGCAGCCGCCCTAGCCGGTGTGCCTGGCTTTGAGGTGTCAGCAgctgggctggagctggggctggggctggaggaggagctgcGCATGGAGCCGCTGGGCCTGGAAGGGCTCAACATGCTGAGCGACCCCTGTGCCCTGCTGCCAGATCCTGCTGTGGAGGATTCATTCCGCAGTGACCGGCTCCAGTGA
- the LOC140846271 gene encoding uncharacterized protein, translated as MGSAHSGLPSPSEGGSPAEASPFSQGLARGTSATPGPNAHKPGDGKFGLGQKARRAGVGERKRNQMCSAGEQLGDSPGPLALPPCLPRPPPRPVQPLPACPATPRPAGPRAGGSEGGLAGRRAEGLPSPGHGAPDLGAAPARATREGRRGGRRRRGAGRGGGRSGRYQRPRRVAPGGDCAAAPLAPAARASYSRRAAGRVLLRAPRFLRFPHPTSGAAGAAATLTPTPQPAAVTLAAPAQRPAACSATPGGWEGPMHAGSLPLPSWNLRTLTLGGPLSPRRAAVPFSVLLRCGGNAG; from the exons atgg GATCTGCGCACTCGGGCCTCCCGTCGCCGAGCGAGGGGGGGAGTCCTGCAGAAGCGAGCCCTTTCTCCCAGGGGTTGGCAAGGGGCACGAGCGCCACTCCAGGTCCCAACGCCCACAAGCCGGGTGACGGGAAGTTCGGGTTGGGGCAGAAAGCGCGCCGAGCGGGAGTAG GAGAGAGGAAGCGGAACCAGATGTGCAGCGCCGGAGAACAGCTGGGGGACAGCCCCGGCCCGctggccctccctccctgccttccccgCCCGCCGCCCCGCCCGGTCCAACCCCTACCTGCCTGCCCCGCGACTCCCCGGCCGGCCGGCCCGCGGGCGGGTGGCTCCGAGGGCGGGCTGGCGGGCCGGCGGGCTGAGGGGCTACCCAGCCCCGGACATGGCGCACCCGACTTGGGCGCCGCTCCCGCCCGGGCGaccagggaaggaagaagaggcgGCCGAAGGCGCCGGGGCGCGGGACGCGGTGGAGGGAGATCCGGGCGATACCAGCGTCCCCGCCGCGTTGCGCCAGGCGGGGACTGTGCTGCGGCGCCGCTGGCTCCGGCCGCGCGGGCCTCCTACTCCCGCCGCGCTGCGGGCCGGGTGCTCCTCCGCGCACCTCGCTTTCTccgcttcccccaccccacctccggGGCCGCGGGCGCCGCCGCTAccctcacccccactccccagccgGCGGCCGTGACCCTGGCTGCGCCTGCCCAGCGCCCGGCCGCCTGCAGCGCGACCCCTGGCGGCTGGGAGGGCCCCATGCACGCTGGCAGCCTCCCACTACCCAGCTGGAACCTCAGGACACTGACCCTGGGCGGCCCCTTAAGTCCAAGGCGCGCTGCAGTCCCTTTCTCGGTCCTACTCAGATGTGGCGGGAATGCTGGGTGA